CGGCGGAAGATGAGCGGCGCATCATGGAGACCGGGCAACCGCTCATCGGTAAAATCGAGCGGCTCGTCCACCCGGACGGCCAGGTAACCTGGGATTACACGACCAAACTGCCTCTGAGGAATTCCCGGGGTGAAGTCATCGGCATTGCCGGCATCAACAGGGACTTCACGGCCGTTAAGAAATTGCAGGACGCGTTGGAGGAAGAACGAAACCGGCTGCGGATGCTGACGGCCGAACTTGAAGCCAGGAATGCGCAGCTTGAAGCCGATCTCCGCATGGCGCGCGAGGTTCAGCTCGCCCTTTTGCCGCGTGAGTTCCCGACCGTCAACGGGTACGGCGTGTCCGGTCACCCTCCTTTCAGTTTCGCGCACTATTATCGGCCGGCAGCGGCGGTCGGGGGCGATTTTTTCGACGTTTTTCCGCTGTCACAGAACCGGGCCGGCGTCTTTATCTGTGATGTGATGGGGCACGGTCTGCGGGCGGCGCTCATTACCGCCATCATCCGAACTTTGCTTGAGGAACTGCGACCGGTCATGCTCAATGCCTCGCGTTTTCTCAGCGCGTTGAACCTGCGCCTTCGCGCCATCCTCGAACGGGTCGAGGAGCCTTTTGTCGCGACGGCCTTCTACATGATCCTCGACGC
This is a stretch of genomic DNA from Verrucomicrobiota bacterium. It encodes these proteins:
- a CDS encoding SpoIIE family protein phosphatase — protein: MDDIALGQDLFRFLLENTPDQIYFKDTQGRFICVSRAVAEFMGARDADDLIGKSDFEFWSEQTARGTAEDERRIMETGQPLIGKIERLVHPDGQVTWDYTTKLPLRNSRGEVIGIAGINRDFTAVKKLQDALEEERNRLRMLTAELEARNAQLEADLRMAREVQLALLPREFPTVNGYGVSGHPPFSFAHYYRPAAAVGGDFFDVFPLSQNRAGVFICDVMGHGLRAALITAIIRTLLEELRPVMLNASRFLSALNLRLRAILERVEEPFVATAFYMILDAASEEVQFANAAHPIPVRIHRSAGTAELITKERLKMGPALGLFDEVTYPVFTCPFEQNHSIVLFTDGLYEVESLDGKEFGRNALISSLQRFATFPAEQLFSALVEDVCRFSSRQDFEDDVCIVVVERSGS